A window of the Anoplopoma fimbria isolate UVic2021 breed Golden Eagle Sablefish chromosome 17, Afim_UVic_2022, whole genome shotgun sequence genome harbors these coding sequences:
- the il17rc gene encoding interleukin-17 receptor C → MFLPGWSIWCGLLTLRMSAWGLDSDEVNCLQGLSNCTIQNEMPLIVAENNNGVSVQNLTPHFKLCCKDGALCALCLEIDTEIHFSPDKDMEDEGHSGHDEEDYSDETVRNPKASVILCYTAASTMPTCKKVEFTVNHAALTQKNRAKFSVVIHKPAGVSFSSHVIVHSSNPSQLCRKVVFPSLDEVCASEKQQGRVEQCRVPILSTVINQEMEWVELFSGSNNNLTSVCIQYEHNGRCQTWNRKPIPLYDVTPCMCLQVWNEDEQRRSLSCPFTNTDFLQRNVWQNVSVSVSQGQMSNYHTMLQWNLSAPCRLEGEVWPCRKENTCREMEGFRQQLANGTWRQNHEGLWEKTGVFEEIKLQLSTCVMVKVKGMGDELGPFCFKNTIRWRWSLLVVGVMLLVCLTVLLFYLLHDFVKKGAWSWHHGGFVKIDRKSHVVLLSPPDMDDRVSESVCRLGSQLCNHGFSVSVDQWSRKEQCTLGPLPWLHSQLLELKSRGGRVVLVLTRKALERAEEWTHRNKEVIKTNGDDKGLPQICSPYSDVFSASMCLVQADKQLGRSGERFLLVTLDSHPISDRSLPELLQGLPLFQLPSQTGALLAELTVGRTGRGSGGRTWTRWRWSVSHGGRAKTKEGPDQQKASYCKCAGVEETL, encoded by the exons ATGTTTCTCCCTGGATGGTCCATTTGGTGTGGTTTACTGACTCTACGCATGTCAGCCTGGGGTTTGGACAGCGATGAAGTCAATTGCTTGCAG GGTCTCTCTAATTGCACCATACAGAATGAAATGCCTCTTATTGTAGCAGAGAATAATAATGGTGTCAGTGTCCAAAACCTGACTCCACATTTCAAGCTCTGCTGCAAGGACGGAGCGCTGTGTGCATTATGTCTGGAGATAGACACAGAGATCCACTTCAGTCCAGATAAAGACATGGAGGATGAAGGCCACTCTGGGCATGATGAAGAGGATTATAGCGATGAGACAGTGAGAAATCCAAAAG CGTCTGTGATACTGTGTTACACAGCCGCCTCCACCATGCCCACGTGCAAGAAGGTGGAGTTTACGGTTAATCATGCAGCTCTTACTCAGAAAAACCGGGCAAAG TTTTCTGTGGTGATCCATAAGCCAGCTGGGGTTTCCTTCAGCAGTCATGTGATTGTTCATTCTTCCAATCCGTCACAACTATGTCGAAAGGTTGTATTTCCCTCTCTAGATGAAG TGTGTGCCTCCGAGAAACAGCAGGGACGTGTGGAACAATGCCGTG TGCCCATACTCAGCACTGTAATTAACCAAGAGATGGAGTGGGTGGAGCTGTTTTCTGGAAGCAATAACAACCTTACCTCTGTGTGCATCCAGTACGAGCATAATGGAAGATGTCAG ACATGGAACAGGAAGCCCATCCCTCTGTATGATGTGACCCCCTGCATGTGTCTCCAG GTATGGAATGAGGACGAGCAGAGGCGTTCTCTGAGCTGCCCCTTCACTAACACAG ATTTCCTCCAAAGGAACGTATGGCAGAATGTGTCAGTGTCTGTCAGCCAGGGTCAAATGAGCAACTACCACACGATGCTTCAGTGGAACCTGTCTGCCCCCTGCAGGCTGGAAGGAGAAGTGTGGCCCTGCCGCAAAGAAAACACCTGCAGGGAGATGGAGGGCTTTAGACAACAGCTGGCAAACGGCACATGGAGACAAAACCATGAGGGACTGTGG GAGAAAACAGGGGTGTTTGAAGAAATCAAACTTCAACTCTCAACATGTGTGATG GTGAAGGTAAAAGGAATGGGAGATGAGCTGGgtccattttgttttaaaaaca CTATCAGGTGGCGCTGGAGTCTCCTGGTTGTTGGCGTCATGCTGCTGGTTTGCTTGACTGTGCTTCTATTTTATCTCCTTCATGACTTCGTCAAGA AAGGGGCGTGGAGCTGGCATCATGGCGGATTTGTAAAGA TTGACAGAAAGAGTCATGTGGTGTTGCTGAGCCCCCCAGATATGGATGATCGTGTTTCGGAGTCGGTGTGTCGGCTCGGTTCCCAGCTCTGTAACCATGGCTTCAGCGTGTCTGTGGACCAGTGGAGCAGGAAGGAGCAGTGCACTCTGGGGCCTCTGCCGTGGCTGCACTCACAGCTGCTGGAGCTGAAAAGCCGGGGCGGCCGAGTCGTGCTCGTCTTGACCCGCAAAGCCTTGGAGAGAGCTGAGGAATGGACCCATCGGAACAAAGAGGTCATCAAGACGAATGGGGACGACAAGGGCCTCCCTCAGATATGTTCCCCTTACTCTGATGTCTTCTCGGCCTCCATGTGCCTTGTCCAAGCGGACAAGCAGCTCGGCAGGTCCGGAGAACGTTTTCTTCTGGTGACACTCGACTCCCATCCAATTAGTGACAGGAGTCTACCAGAGCTTCTTCAAGGGCTGCCCTTGTTCCAGCTTCCCTCTCAAACTGGGGCTCTCTTGGCTGAGCTCACTGTGGGAAGGACTGGGAGGGGATCAGGTGGAAGGACGTGGACAAGGTGGAGATGGAGTGTCTCACATGGAGGGAGAGCAAAGACTAAAGAGGGACCAGACCAGCAGAAGGCATCCTACTGTAAATGTGCTGGAGTTGAGGAAACTTTGTGA
- the LOC129106365 gene encoding protein disulfide isomerase Creld1: MGRTGDRMLHRNLLQAAWLCCLLAVRVHSCPDTCSKCSGPENDQCEECRAGWTLHNNTCVDVDECGTELGVCPANSYCFNTDGSFECRDCSPACVGCMGSGPARCRKCASGYTLTGSKCVDIDECSDRVLACHGLDEICTNTEGSFRCDCAEGFIHKDAVCVKKQQSSVQEKGLFEDIQDDEVEVLQQMLFGVVLCALATLAAKGDLVYTSVFMGAVAAMAGYWLSDRGDRLLGSLIKGR; the protein is encoded by the exons ATGGGACGGACGGGAGACAGGATGCTTCACAGGAACCTGCTGCAGGCTGCCTGGCTGTGCTGTCTGTTGGCTGTTCGGGTGCACAGCTGTCCAGATACCTGCAGCAAGTGTTCAGGCCCAGAAAACGACCAGTGTGAGGAATGCAGAGCGGGATGGACGCTCCATAATAACACCTGTGTAG ACGTTGATGAGTGTGGCACCGAGCTGGGTGTCTGTCCTGCAAACAGCTACTGCTTCAATACAGATGGATCATTTGAGTGCCGAG ACTGTTCCCCGGCCTGTGTGGGCTGTATGGGTAGCGGACCAGCCCGCTGCAGGAAATGTGCCTCTGGGTACACACTGACAGGGTCCAAGTGTGTGG ataTAGATGAATGTAGTGACAGGGTACTTGCCTGTCACGGTCTGGATGAGATCTGTACCAACACGGAGGGCTCTTTCCGCTGTGACTGTGCTGAGGGATTCATCCATAAAGACGCCGTCTGTGTGAAGAAGCAGCAGTCTA GTGTTCAGGAGAAAGGTCTGTTTGAGGATATCCAGGACGACGAGGTGGAGGTGCTGCAGCAGATGCTCTTCGGGGTGGTGCTTTGTGCTCTGGCCACACTGGCTGCTAAGGGAGATCTAGTCTACACATCGGTATTTATGGGAGCAGTGGCAGCCATGGCAGGGTACTGGCTCTCTGACAGGGGAGACCGTTTACTAGGCAGCTTAATAAAGGGACGTTAA